One Glycine max cultivar Williams 82 chromosome 8, Glycine_max_v4.0, whole genome shotgun sequence genomic window, GTTTTTAGATcgtttttggtaaaaaaaaatcattggggGACCTCGCTCGAATGAGAAGATGGCATGAGATTCGCGCGaacaaaattacatataaataaattctgGTGGTATATGACAAGAATGAACAGCGCCTACTTACTCCACTCACTAATTTGTATCGGACCacctaaaaagaataaattgtaattttaattatcatataatttttaacatgtCATTTTtggttatcttattttttttctcttgtaattttgatatttttaatttattttaaaacaatacacaattttgatttaatcttcaatttaatatatgcttttttgtattatatattttgatctgattaaattttaaacttaaaatattcacttagaatactgtaaaaataatttaattaattaaaatataaaaatgtatacaaaattaaacattgaatcaaaattacaatttttttaaaatataaagactaaaatcacaaaaaaaataaaaaacaaaattacatattaagaattataagagatcaaatttaaaatttagcaaaaaaaataaaataaatgagatgtgTACTAAGAATACATTCTTTAATATGGTACTCTTTGTTGTCACatactttcttttattaattaaaaattatgaaataagaATCAGAGATTAAATAACATGTGATATacctgtaatttttaataacctTCCACGACAAAACGAAAATGTGTCAAGTATATCTCTAATATttctcaaggaaaaaaaaataaaaaatagcaaaCGAATTAAACGTGTGTATTCGATCAATAATATATTCACATAGCTAGGTGGCACGTGAAACAACTACATGACGGACTCAATATATATGTGACGCAGCTGCACAAGAACGGTATAACGTTATCCATTAACAAGGTCACTGATTTGTGCAAATGATGTCTTTGCAGAGGACCAAgttgtttccttttttcattGTCCTTGTTTCCTTCACATGTAGTCTCTCCCTTGCTATGTCCAGTAACCAGTTGGAGCAGTTTGCTTCGGAGGAAGAAGTGTTTCAACTATTCCAAGCGTGGCAGAAGGAGCATAAGCGTGAATATGGCAACCAAGAGGAGAAGGCAAAGAGGTTCCAGATATTCCAAAGTAATTTGAGGTACATCAACGAGATGAATGCGAAGAGGAAGTCACCTACGACGCAACATCGTTTGGGTCTGAACAAGTTTGCTGATATGAGTCCTGAGGAGTTTATGAAAACCTACTTGAAAGAAATAGAGATGCCCTACTCCAACTTGGAGAGTAGGAAGAAGCTGCAGAAGGGTGATGATGCTGactgtgataatcttcctcaTTCTGTAGATTGGAGGGACAAGGGAGCTGTCACTGAAGTTAGAGACCAAGGAAAATGCCGTAAGATTTTATATTAACCTAGCATCGTTCAAAACTTGTTtccattaattattatatcaccTCTTTTCTTGAGATTCTTCATTTCACTCCATGCATATAGCATATTTATAGTTCAAGACTAAAAATAGAGCACACATCACTCACAACGGTgtaaaatttagtataattcagataaaaacatttttagaatattaattaagtcaagatttttatttaaatttatttaattaaaaagatctAGCTTTAGATGATCCAAAAAACTTTTTAGATTTAACGGACTGAcctatttaatgaaatattattgttattattattattattattaaatttgttataatttattaaaatcatgcaatttttttttaaatatcaaacaTGATATTGTAGTAAGTTTTgctaaaacttgaaaaaatttaatatcatggttaaaaaaattgtgattgtgAACCCCACTTTAAAATTATACCGTTtgtgatattatatatgattacttctatacacattttttcatatACGCATCTCAACAATACGCTataaaagtaaagaaacaaCCTTTTGATGTCTCAAatttgtgttaaaaaatattccttttatttttaattaagtgatAAAATGAGTTGTGTTATTCACTGTAGCCATGCCGGCTACATATATGATTTTCTAACTCTTAgacttaaaaatcatttttaaaaaaaaatataattttttcaaaaaaaaaatgcttacttTTTCAATAACATGCGAGTAGTAAAATAGTTTCATTTTACAACATTAAcgagatatatatttttgttttgttagaaAGCCATTGGGCTTTCAGTGTCACGGGGGCCATAGAAGGAATAAACAAAATAGTTACTGGGAATCTTGTTTCCCTATCTGTACAACAAGTCGTGGATTGTGACCCTGCTAGCCATGGTTGTGCTGGAGGCTTTTACTTCAATGCGTTTGGTTACGTTATAGAAAATGGTGGCATTGACACAGAAGCTCATTATCCTTACACAGCCCAAAACGGTACTTGCAAGGTCAGTGTTAAAACTCTTTTCTCCTAGCTTAGTTTTTgcgttttgaaaacaattttttttttgtcttcttaatttaaggttttctttttcttgaaggcGAATGCAAACAAGGTTGTTAGTATTGATAATCTTCTAGTTGTGGTTGGACCAGAAGAAGCTCTCTTGTGCCGTGTTAGCAAACAACCTGTTAGCGTGAGCATAGATGCAACTGGCCTTCAATTTTATGCGGGTGTAAGTATCTTTATTTATTGACAAGTGGTTAAttgaatttgattatatatatactatctTGAAAGAttactcaaatttgaaaattttgggtACGTACAATTAATGTTTAGAAGGTTGTCTAtgctaattttataaattcttgtgttctAATGATCACAGGGAGTCTATGGTGGTGAGAACTGCTCAAAGAATTCAACAAAAGCgactcttgtttgtttaatCGTGGGTTATGGTTCGGTGGGTGGCGAAGACTATTGGATTGTGAAGAACTCGTGGGGAAAAGACTGGGGAGAAGAAGGTTACCTCTTAATCAAAAGGAATGTTAGCGACGAGTGGCCTTATGGTGTTTGTGCCATCAATGCTGCACCTGGTTTTCCAATAATCAAAGAGGTTGCATCGTCTTCAGCTATATAGTGGACTAGAGCATGGAGTACTATCCATCCTTTTGAAACCTATAACCTGTAACAGCATTTTGTAGTGTTATCTTGTATCTGGGCATATTACTACTTAAGTACTTGCCCTTTCTCCAACAATAATAACGTTTATGAACTACAAGTGCGTTTGGTAATTCGGGTTAAGGtgctttaataaaataatggatGGTGGTGGTAGTTCTACCTGTTGGCTTTGGTTTATTTCTTGGATCATAACTGTTTTATGACGATAATGACTTGTGAGCAAAATTTCGTTGATAAAAAATGTTAAGCACAATAATGTATGCCCAACTCAAATCGTCAATATAATCTGTATTTTGTAACACGCtaagaaaattgaaacaaaataggCATGGGCCAGAGCCTAGTTAAAGGAGAAACCCCAACCAAAATGAAGACTCCAGACTACAGAGTGCACATGACAATTAATAAACTACATCATCCAGCTGCCATAGATTACAAGAGCACTGAAAATGCAAAATTCAGACTCAACACCCAAAGAAGAAATCATGAAGTAAAATTGCTTTTGGCCTAGTTATTCAATTGAGAACCAATAAGACCGTATAATTGTGCTACCTCAATCCAATTAACCAGCACTTGCCACCTTTTCTATGTACCAACTACCAAGTCTGGATCGCAACAATGTATATATAACCATTATGAACCTCACACGTTGCACAATTTGCATTTTCCACacctataaatttttttttttttttttataaatacacGGATACACCTATAAACGAATTGATTTTATCCTCCGAGAGGGCTGCAACTAAGAAAGAAATATGCATACCCCGTCTTAAAATTGGTGTAGTACCTCTCCACGCCTTGTCACTTTCTTCAAATGTGCATTTCAGtttcaatatcaatataaattttttcccATGTACCATCACTCCTACAAAAGCTGGGTCCTGTTGCCATCCAAGATGACTAAATACATTGATAATGCACCTAAACAGAGAAGATGAAACGTAAAGCTGGCAGACAAGAAACTCTCCTAAGTCCCTACTATATTATAACGAATCCTTATATTATTGATTCACCTCAACGtgacatttatataatttaagtgAATATTTATCAAAAAGTTATCATTGACAATATATGTAGGAGAAACAACAATAGTGAAAAATGAATACTAAGTGGTTCATGAAATTCAAGTAATAAGGTGAAAATTTGTTATATGTAACTGGAATAAGCATTGCTATTAATGGTGAATACATTAGGACATTAGGTTAAGCATTTGTAATAggtgaaaaatatttagttataaATTGTTCATAATAAATAGCTTATGATAagaattttctttcctctaAGCTTGATGCAATGGTGTAAGGTTTTCATTGCATTCATATacaggaaaataatttatttaacaaaaaattcatatttaatatcTTTTGTGTGTAAAATTCTCTTAAATCTTCGACAATCACATATCACAAGTCAACATAATAAGTTGGGAGAcacctaacaaaaaaaaaatcttctaatACATCAATCATATGTTAGCTTATATTCTTTATTGGGTCAACATGACATTGATAGAAAATATCCACCAATTTCATTGATGATTAATCTTTACTAGAGAACTTGGttgatttttcctttcaactatatCTTTTTTCATCCATAATGTTTAAACTCGAAACCTTAGTTAATGAGAAGAATCCAACACCACTTGGACCAATGACTTATTGATACTTTAACTTGTATTCTAATATAAttgaatagataaaaaaatgtataatttattcaaataaataaaggaaaattCAATTACTTAAGGTACATAattttgaacaaaataaaattattcaaaaaattattttttataatttcattctttttatatttaaaataattctttgtataattaaaatattttatttatcaaagtCGATTTCTCACGTTGTTTTCCTACGAATATGATTGATATTGCCATCTATCCTCGCCTTGGGCCAGCCCGTTTTTCCTAGAAGGCCACAACCCATAACTACAAGCGACAGCCACACAGCCCACACTGACGAATCAACTTTGAGATACGAGGGTAGGttactatattatttatattattagtctCTTATCttaatcatatattaaaattcCTAGTTGTCATTGGGGAATTTCGGTTTCGGGGAGAGTGTAGGGTGATAACTTCATCGACTTAACTTACCCTCCAAAACGATTCCAAACATagttatatattatcatatataacgGCAAAAGAAAGAAGCCAAGATCACGTGCCAGAGCAGGTGAGATGGCATTTAGCACCTGGAGTTTGTGGAGCAAATACTTGCCAACTCCAGGACGTAGTTTTAAACCCACTGTCACTGTGTATGCGTCTTCTTCTGCCCTTAATTTGATTAGCATGCCATTCGTATGCAATTTGTCATTTTGTAAGAGGAATTTCTATTTCGTGTTTCTTCAGAACACCTTATTCTttctaaaattaacaaaaattatgatGGAGGGAGGTATACCGAATTTTGTGGTTAGAAGTGAGGGTTTGGGTTTAGAATGTGAAGGAAATCAAACTTGTTGAATAAGATCATCTAGTTGTTGCTCCTAataacaatttcattttttgttaatttttattaggaaaatcttttttaattattatgtgtatttatatatttaataatctaAGCTtgggttttccaaaaaaaaaacctaagcTTAGGTAAGATTACTGTTTTTGATAGATTTTGCTTCAAGAGGAGGGAagggaattttcattttgacaagGTGCTCTTGCTTATTAACTGCTTGCAGATATCTTTCGTATTGCATATTCTAGTTAACGTGTATGAATAAATTACATGGGTGAGGTTTGCCAATATTGAAGTTAAAGGATCATTATTGAGTCAAGGTCTTTTGTAATCTAGTAATTTTCATGtgatttgtttttcttcaacCAACTAGACGATGGAGAAGAATGTTGCAATTGTTTGACCATTCTTCACATGTACATTTGACAATCTTATTCTGTGTTGTTTACTCAGCCATTTCAGTCAATACagcttcaattttttattttattttagccaTTAAATCAATCAATTAGTCATAGTTTAAACCAATAAAGCTCACCTACTTCGTCAACAAGGTGAAACCCCCTGTAATAGAATAGTTGCAAATCAAACTACAATTATTCTCTGGTGATTGCTCTTATTTTCTTCATTCGGGACTTATCTTAGAAATGTCCTTCTCTCATAATCTATCAAACCGACTATAGcctaagaatttcaaaattgcaGCAGATTGGAACCCAGCCCTGAAAGCAAACCGAGATGTTAAATCTAACACTCTCAATGATATATCGAGGCACTATTAAATGATATGTCTATGTTAAtacatcaaataatttaatttgtacgGCTCGTAATTAACTTGATCTGTTGTTCCTCCTTATGTGTTGTCAACTCTTGGTTGGACGAGTCATTCATTAGTGAGGCACTATGGCTGAGCTGAACAACTCTAGCAtccaattgcatcatatcatatGCTATTTGGATCTTTAATGCCTCATATGATCTGAAATAGTAAGGGAACTGGGACCCCATTAGTTTCAAGCACACTGAAGTCATCTTCAAATTAATCTCTCTGAGATTGAAGCCCACAATTCGATTTTTATATTCTATCTCAATTCTCTCACACTTTCCCTCAATCAAAACATCCCCATATTTCCATAGCAGCTTTGTCCCCTGCAAATCCCAGAGCTTCACGGTGGGCAATTACCTCATGACATCAAacattcaaaaaacataaattcataagtcaaaaataaaataaaaatactaaaaaaatcgCAATCACCCAGCGGTaatattgaagtttttttttattttattttttaaaaatctactcATCCCTCCCTCTCTTTACAACTTCCGTTAAATTATACTATCTTTAACCCTCCACATGTTCAGGTGCCGTTAACTCTCCGTCAAAACATGACGCCGTCACTTCCTCCCCACTTTCTCTATAACCATTAAACCGCGAACCATAACAACAAAATAGACCAGAACAGCCCAAGCTCTGTTTattttccttcctttctttctttcttaggACAGAAAAAACCAAAACCATAGAGCAAAATGAAGCCCTTCTGCAgattcttgattcttgtatCGCTATTTTCTCTGGTGGAATCTTCATGCAACAGCAGTGAAGAGCATGACTTGGTGTCCAAGGCTTTCAAATCAGTCTCTGGCTTCAACGCTTTCTCCTCCTCGTTCCCAACCAACAACTGTTCACAAACTCACATCATCACCAGCATAGTACTTCCATCCCAAAACCTCAGCGGCACAATTTCATGGAACTACCTTAGGAACATATCCAACTTGCAGATTCTCGATCTCTCCGGGAATTTCCTACAGGGCCACGTGCCAAGCTGGTTTTGGTCGAGTTCATCCTTATTGGCAATAAACCTCTCTAGAAATAGGTTCGGAGGGAGCATCCTTCAACCCACATCAGAAAACACCTCGTTTTCATCCATTCAATCCCTCAACCTCTCATACAATAGGTTTACCAACTCAATCCAGCTTTCTGGTTTCAAAAACCTTAAAATCCTCGACCTTTCCCACAACAACCTCGTAACACTCCCTTCCGGGTTTCAAAACCTCAGCAACCTACAACACATCGACCTCTCAAGCTGCAATCTTCAAAGCAACGTAAAACCCATTTCCGCTCTTCACTCACTTCACTACTTGGACTTATCAAACAACACCTTCACGGGTAATTTCCCTTATGATTTCCCTCCACTCACCACCCTCAAGTTCCTCAACATCTCGTTCAACAACTTCACCTCAGCAATTAGCGTAAACAAGTTCAGTAGATTCTTCGGTAAATCAGCTTTCGTCCACGCTGGCAGCAACTTCACCTACACCAACGACagtaataaaaacacaaaacaagaagCCATCAtcgaaaagaaacaaaagaagcgAAAGTCCAAAACGCTGATTGGTGCAGCGTCGTCTGCGGCATCAGCAATTGTCCTAATTCTCTTGGGCATATGGGCAGTCCGCATTGTGATTCAGAAGAGGAAGCAACGTGCCAAGAAGAACAAGTGGGCGATTTCGATGCCGGTCCCACAagggatgatgatgatgatgaaatcAGGGCCGTTCGAGTTCGAGACAGAATCGGGGTCAACGTGGGTGGCTGACCTGAAGGAAGCGTCTTCGGCGGCGGTGGTGATGTTCGAGAAGCCGTTGATGAATCTGAGCTTCAAGGACCTCATTGTTGCAACGTCACACTTCGGGAAGGAGTCGCTTCTAGCGGAGGGAAGGTGTGGGCCAGTGTATAGGGCAGTGCTACCCGGGGACCTCCACGTGGCAATCAAGGTCCTGGAAGAGGCCAGAGACGTTGATCCTGATGACTCCGTGGCCACCTTCGTTGACCTCTCGAGACTCAAGCATCCCAACCTGCTGCCCCTCTCCGGTTACTGCATTGCAGGTAAAGGTTTCAAAAGTTATTTTGGTTTTCGTGGCACTGCTCTCATTAATGCTTTCACgggttttatttttctgttccaTCCTTTCTTCGCatagaaatataaaatcaaaatagtgCCTATCATGTGAGCGTGGCCACAATTGccaataataatatattctttaATTAGGCTGCCTAGGTTGTCTCAGTTCACTGATGCAACTTTCAACTTGAATTTTAACTTTGAATCCCCCTATCAATTACTCCCGcaattttagttttcttcttATCCAGAGGAATCAACATTAACATtataatggaaagggagatgtTATGTTCCCCATTGTAGGACACATCACTTGTTAAATATtcactcttttttatttatttaagattatagtattcattattgttttaattgccttcatatctttatttaaatttttaatatttatgtatggaattatagttttttaaaaaatatatactattatctgattacaaattattatatacaataaATGTGTTTCTTTCATAATACTATTTAAAAtccatattattataatatttcattcaactattaagttaaaattcaactatattgattgattttattttaaagtatgatattattaaatttttgtgaatgcttaattgattaaaatcatatatatataattttcaattttattttgaacaaaaggtgcttaaatatgataaattgtgAGAATATACGTAGATTCCTTTCATTACAATAATTTTCAAagatagaaaatattaatattagtgACTTtagtattaataaataaaaaaattgcaagtaAGATTATTATTTATAGAAATGTTATGAAAGTATTTTGGTGCAATTTTCAGGTAAGGAGAAACTGGTGCTGTACGAGTACATGGCAAACGGCGACCTAGGAAGGTGGCTACACGAGCTTCCGACTGGAGACACCAACGTGGAGGACTGGACAGGCGACACGTGGGAGATTCAAAACGGCGTCGTCGACGACGGATCCCCAGAAAAGATGGGATGGCTCACACGACACCGTATCGCGGTGGGCATAGCGCGTGGCCTCGCGTACCTTCACCACGCGCGTTCCAAGCCCGTGGTGCACGGCCACCTCGTCACCTCCAACATCCTCCTCGCCGACGACTTCGAGCCCCGCATCGCCGATTTCGGGTTGCGACCCGACCCGGATCCGAATTTCGGCACGGAGACCGACGTCTACTGCTTCGGGGCGGCTCTGGTGGAGCTCCTGACGGGGAAGGGGAGCACGGCGGAGGCGGTGGCAGCGGCACGGAAGGCGATGAGGGAGGGGCACGGCGTTAGGGTTTTGGACGAGAGGCTCCGACTCGGGGGTGACTCGGTGGTACTGAGTCAGATGGTGGAGACTCTCCGAGTCGCGTTTTTGTGTACTGCTGAATGCCCTTCGAAGAGGCCCACAATGCAACAGGTTTTGGGTTTGCTCAAAGACATTCGTCCTCAtcaccaacaccaacaccaactCGTCCTGAGTTGACTCGTCaaagacttttttattttaatgttgttgTCATTATGCTGTATAGACTCATTTTTTGgggggaaaagaaaaagtggaaaAGGACAAAAAGATGGGCATGATGAAGGCGCAAAGGGAGAGAGtagtttactctttttttttggggAGAGGCATAGGGCCAGAGAATCCCACTCAGGAGTTtccataatttaattcttttttttttttaatctgctCCCTTCActttaaaaatacatatatttttcactttttttattttgtttttaccctcttttagtttgtttcttttctttttgctttattctcttgttgatttatttatctttagcTAGGAATAGGATTAAGAATGAATGTCCCTTTATTTAGTACACGGAATAAATTAAAGATAGGAAGGTTGGTTTAGCGAGGCATTTGATAATGCATGTCCATTCACAGGTTACgtgtttttctttgttgtctTGAGCTCTTGACGGGACCATGGATGTGAACATTTGTAGAAAATTTATAAGGTTCGTTCATTCTTGATTTGTCAATGTGGGgaatggaaattaaagaatgTGGTCGAAGGAGCGAGTTACAACGATAGGGGCCTAATTGTTTAGCATAATTGAGAGGCTAAGTTTTCATTTTTGAATGATTGTCCATGGAAAAGTATTAGAGGACAATCTTTCTGACGTATATTATGagcactaataaaaaaatttcgtcCCCATGCATGAACGTAGAAAATTCTATGAAAATTATGTGTTATGGTATTTTGAAGTGGGGGGTTTAATCCAATTCGCAATCAATCAACACCTTGTAGAAGGATTTTGGGATTTAAGTGAAACTATATATTTTGACATTGAGAAATTCCAGTAACACATTTATTTATTCTGTAACACATTTTCtgaacatattatatatatatatatatatatatatatatatatatatatatatatatatatatatatatatatatatatatatatattcaccatTTAGTTGCAGATagatgaaaggagagaaaaaaaaatcacataaaccCCAAAAAATTATTCCTCTTAAAGTGAAGAGAATAAATTTTgcttaaaaacaattttatccaTCTgcctatttattattatatatttaaaggaTATAAAacccatttaaaataattatatatttttctctttttttcaaccaaacaaattaaaacaaaggttaattcatgcatgtttctTCCATTTCTCTACATCCTCTCTTAATTATctcttattctttcttttccttccatTTTCTCCCATTTATTTTTCTAGAAAtgtcaaacaaaacataaaaggaaTTGACAATTTCACATGCATGCTTGAAAAGGCACGACGTGCTTCATATATGAAAACAAACTAGTTACAGTATACTACTGAGACGTGACCTCGTTCCGTactcttgtgttc contains:
- the LOC100811719 gene encoding P34 probable thiol protease-like precursor, encoding MMSLQRTKLFPFFIVLVSFTCSLSLAMSSNQLEQFASEEEVFQLFQAWQKEHKREYGNQEEKAKRFQIFQSNLRYINEMNAKRKSPTTQHRLGLNKFADMSPEEFMKTYLKEIEMPYSNLESRKKLQKGDDADCDNLPHSVDWRDKGAVTEVRDQGKCQSHWAFSVTGAIEGINKIVTGNLVSLSVQQVVDCDPASHGCAGGFYFNAFGYVIENGGIDTEAHYPYTAQNGTCKANANKVVSIDNLLVVVGPEEALLCRVSKQPVSVSIDATGLQFYAGGVYGGENCSKNSTKATLVCLIVGYGSVGGEDYWIVKNSWGKDWGEEGYLLIKRNVSDEWPYGVCAINAAPGFPIIKEVASSSAI
- the LOC100788556 gene encoding calmodulin-binding receptor kinase CaMRLK, with translation MKPFCRFLILVSLFSLVESSCNSSEEHDLVSKAFKSVSGFNAFSSSFPTNNCSQTHIITSIVLPSQNLSGTISWNYLRNISNLQILDLSGNFLQGHVPSWFWSSSSLLAINLSRNRFGGSILQPTSENTSFSSIQSLNLSYNRFTNSIQLSGFKNLKILDLSHNNLVTLPSGFQNLSNLQHIDLSSCNLQSNVKPISALHSLHYLDLSNNTFTGNFPYDFPPLTTLKFLNISFNNFTSAISVNKFSRFFGKSAFVHAGSNFTYTNDSNKNTKQEAIIEKKQKKRKSKTLIGAASSAASAIVLILLGIWAVRIVIQKRKQRAKKNKWAISMPVPQGMMMMMKSGPFEFETESGSTWVADLKEASSAAVVMFEKPLMNLSFKDLIVATSHFGKESLLAEGRCGPVYRAVLPGDLHVAIKVLEEARDVDPDDSVATFVDLSRLKHPNLLPLSGYCIAGKEKLVLYEYMANGDLGRWLHELPTGDTNVEDWTGDTWEIQNGVVDDGSPEKMGWLTRHRIAVGIARGLAYLHHARSKPVVHGHLVTSNILLADDFEPRIADFGLRPDPDPNFGTETDVYCFGAALVELLTGKGSTAEAVAAARKAMREGHGVRVLDERLRLGGDSVVLSQMVETLRVAFLCTAECPSKRPTMQQVLGLLKDIRPHHQHQHQLVLS